The Oncorhynchus mykiss isolate Arlee chromosome 22, USDA_OmykA_1.1, whole genome shotgun sequence sequence TAACAGATATTTTCACATAGAATAGACAGACGGCTGTCATGGCATTATGATGTGATATCCAAACCCAAAGTCAAGCATTTATATGTATTACAGATCATGACCATTTATTTTGACAACCCAAAATACCAAAGCACATTgacaaataaacaatcaaaaattaCTGCAGGTGGATAATATCCACGAGTCCATGTCGCTAATACCGACAAAAAATAATGATAACTCAATATTTTTTGTCCGTATGGCTCCAGTCAAATGCAACCCCACCCAACTACTGAGAATGGTTGTTTTCTCATAGTTTGTTAAATTTACAATTAGGCGTGCCTGATTTACGAGCCACCAAAGACATAACAAGTAAATTTTCTGCTTTGTCATTCCATCTTATGGTATAGCTGTGGGGCTTTAGGGGGCGCTATACAGGTTCGTAGGTTAAACCTCAACTGCCAACAGTCATTGGCTCTTTAGCCATTCTCCTCTGGGAAATTATATAGAGGACCAACCAACCACCATGTACAAATGTCTCTGCTTTACATGCAAGGCAATTATAACAAGTTATTGTCCTTCAACGTCGGTGTTGGCGTTCGTTCAATCAGCGCCTCCTTCCTTGACAATGGGCTCCACATCACCCTCCGaaggctcttctcccccttctAGGAAGGAGGACTCCTCAgtctcctcctctgaggagcacTCGTCATCTGACTCTGCTCTTTCACTTTTGCCTCTGGACTTTTTGGGGGCTGGTGTATTCTTGATGATGATTTCACCGTCGCTGTCATCTTCATTGATCTTCATggacctcctcctctccaggaCAGAGGGGGTGCACACTGGGGTGACATCCTGAGGGGAAACATATCAACACAGAGGATGTTATACCCAGGTAATTTCAGAGCTATGGGTCTCTATAAGGTCGGCGTCTattgatgtatctctatgggtggGAACATGTTCACTGTGCATAACAAGTCAATGAGTGGGTATTATTCTTACTGAGTGTGAGAATCATTTACTTGTTAGATATCGTGATGTGATTGTGGGCACATGGGTTTAATCACCTTGCTATACAGAGCAGGCAATAAGCTTAACGTACCACAATACTGTTGGCACAGTTCTCACCCCAGACAACTGGTACACCTGAGGTAAGTTTCAGAATGTGCCAAAAAGCATAGCTATATGCAACAAAAAAGCATTCTGTAGTTCaatgtagtcattcaaaaacgTGTTATTTTCTGATTAATTGTCCTTACCTCACTACATGTGGACGCATTCACAGTGTCATCCAACTTTTTCTTCTGTGGCACTTGGGAAGCCTTCAAGGGTTTACAATAGATTAGGATACAAGTCAATAATGCAGGTTCAAATTCAATACATTcaaattgttttaaaaatgtgaaCGTATTGAATTTTAACTTTAATTTCACACAAAGAAACATCTATTGAACCGTTGAGTCAAATGCAAAACTTACAAATCCTGGGAAGTCATAGTCAATTCCCTTCTCTGCCAGCCTCTTGCGGAGCTTGGACTCTTTGCGCAGTAGCCTTCCAGTCATCTCCGTGACCTCCTCTGGTGTGTGTCTCTTGTTATAGCGAGCCACAGCAGGCTGCCTGGGCTTCTTAAACTCTCTCTGTGATCCCACAAACAGCTTCTCATGCACCTTCTCAGCGGGGACCAGGTGACCTGTGGAACAGAATACAACTTTATTGgtgcatctcttctctctctcctcccacaaaacacacacactacaagacATCAAGAGCAAGGGGCAAACGTTAGACCTGAACGTATGACTGTTTAAATTAGGAGCAAAAAAGCATCTTATTTCTTCAGAACTTACATTTGATTAATCTCTCGCCCATCAGGTAGTTGTTCATGGTCTCAGCCACAATCTTGGCAACGTCATCGCAGTCGAACTCCACAAATGCATAACCTTTGCTCCCACCTGTCTGAGAGGAGAAAGGTCAAATGTTTTTCACTGGATCCCCCCCAATCTAGCTCTCGAAACCCCCTCTTATCCATGGGGTTTTCTGCGGTTCGATAAAGCCACCGTTGGCTGCATGTGAACGACAATTCTGAGGCTGTGTTTAAACTTCTAGAAATGACCATCATTGCttgtgtagccgatgtgaaatggctagctagttagcggtggtgcgcgctagtggtgacgtcacttgctctgagaccttgaagttgtGGTTCCCCTTGCCTTGCAAGGGCcagggcttttgtggagcgatgggtaacgatgcttcgagggtgactgttgacgtgtgcagagcgtccctggttcgcgcccaggtcaagaggacggacgtaaagtctatactgttacacttgcgGTTTTCAAAACATGTGACCCTcatctttcatatcagcgagaaaGAACGTTTAATATTTTAAAAAAGATATGCGTACTGTAGCAGTTTAAGAGTGCTAGATCCATATGCTGTGTGCGCCTCCAGTTGACAAACTACACATCCTCCCCAGTCATGCACAGGAGTTCAGCACATGCTAGAGACATGGTTGTGTGGAAAAACTAACCCTTAACCTATAGGTGTAGTAAGTTAACCTGCTGTTTTTAGACAATTATTTATGTGTGATATGAAAGGTGTTCTTTATGTTTCTAAAAACTTTACCACAACAAATGGGTTTTAAAGTTTAGAACGTGCATCAGGGCTCTCTGGCCATAAAATACTATCCTCAGTAGGCGCTAAAGGTAGTTTAGAGTCTATGAACGGGTTACCCTCAACCTGATctctatcatatcatatcatgTATTATTTCGGTTTTACCATAAAACACTAATTATATCCATGTTCACTTGCCATTAATGATATATAGCTATGCATGAGTGGTTGTACAGTAAGTTAGTGTGGGCACATGGGTTTAATCACACTGCTATACAGAGCAGGCAATAAGCTTAACGTACCACAATACTGTAGGCACTGTTATCTCACCCCAGGCAACTGGTACACCTGAGGTAATTTTCAGACGGTGCCATAAACCTGTGATGAATCAAGTGATACGCAGGTGAAAGTATGTTTGTCAAAATAGAAATTACATGTGTGCCTTGACAAGTAAGTAGGCTGGAAATATCCACCATCTTATTCATAAGATCACTGATCAAAGACCGACGATACCTTTTTACTCCTGGCCAGTCGTAACCTGACGACTTTTCCAAACTGTTCAAAGTAGGATTTGAGCTGAGGTTCAAACAAGCCAGTGGGAAGGTGACCAACATAAATCACTCCTGGACTTATTTGGTGTCCCTGTAGAAAAATTAGTAAAATGTGTCAAAGCATAATCCAAAATGTACTAAGAACATCAATACTCTGTCCGAGTTTgattgctaacgttagctagcaagttaataaataaaaaatagttaGCAAGTTAGTGACTAGCAGCACATCGCTTGATGAAACAATCTAAGAAATCAAATGGTTGGATGAACTAACAAGTCaattttatttaaataaaattattatttaaatgtaGCAGTCTAGCTAGATTGCAAGTTCCACATGTGGATTGTAGTTAGCTTTCAGGCCACTGGCCGAGTCGCATGCGTTTGGGAAAACTAACCTTGTTGGGTCGCTTCTTCACCTCCTGGACTTTCTTCTTGAATTCAGCCTCCTCTTTAGGGTTCAAAGCAAGTAAAGCTTTAGTCGGCTTAGTGGCCGCCGGTGCCTTTGTTTCTGTCATGacagttattttattattttaacaAGTAAAACTATTCGCGAGCGAGAACACACGACGTTCCGATCCCAAAATGACCACGTTTTCTTCTCTTCCGCCCAGTAACCCACGTGACTACACTCAACGACGAGTTAGTTGAGTCAACTAGAGTTGTCCTTATTTCTAAACAGCGTCACCTATGGGCcggagggatatatatatatctgtactttactttacgatttatatttttgactacttttacttcactacattcctaaagaaaatattgtactttttactccatacattttccttgacaaccAAAAAtactccttacattttgaatgcttagcaggacacgAAAATAGTCTAATTCAAGCACTTGTCaaccgaacatccctggtcatgccttctgcctctgatctggcggactcactaaaccaaaatgctttgtttgtaaattatgtctgagtgttggagtgtgcccctggcttttcgtaaataaaaaaaacaagaaaatggtgccatctggtttgcttaatataatgaaattgaaattatttatacttttacatttgatatttaagtatattttaaaccaaatacttttagacttttactcaagtagtcattttctataaaggtatctttactttaactcaagtatgacTTTTTATGACGTTTTCCACCTCTGGATAACAGCTGTTGTCATAAGAAAATAGGAAAAAAGCAGGCAGAGTTTCCTAGAGCAGGCAGAGTTTCCAGTGGATTGACCTACCCAGGATGTCAAAGGTAGGCAATTCAAAAAATATCACCTTATTATTTAATTATCTTTGAAATGTAGTATAAGTCATATTTTGTTGTTTGGAACATAATTTAGTTTTTGATCATATCCagtgtgtttttttaaatgtaacatcaaaatgcattaCCTTTGCAGCCTGCTTAAAACTATAGACGATGTAGATTGCAATTTACACCAAGTATTACAATAACTCTGATATGAGAAACATCTCAAAATCTCAGAAATAAAaagtgcagagagagaaaggttaaaagtgcagagagagCTGTACCCCAGACTGCAGGGCTTGGAGAACAAGATCCTGATTGAGGCTGGTGAGACTCCTGCAACATTGTATGAGATAAAGAGAAAGGAGAAGTCATTACGGGAGAAACTCGAGGTAGGTTGTGTTTTTGATGCTGCACAGCTTCAATTTGATTAATTTTATGAAAAGGCTCATTTCCCAGTATGTAACTTCACCGTGTTCTCCACCTAGCCGACTGTATCCGTCTCCCTACAAAGTGTTGAACATCTCAGCTGGCTTGGACTATTCAAAGAGCTGTCTGAAGAATACACAAGTCCTCTCCTTTCAACCACAAGATAACCCTGTGCAAGACCAGAGAGGAGTGTGAACATGTACAGGAAAAGTTCCTGCAGATGAGGCAGGTTTGCTTTTTACACTCTGTCAATAGAGACAGTGTGATATCAAATGAATAGAATCTTAGGCTCATGTCACTCTTATCCAGACTACATTGCTTTAATAGTAGCGTAGCAACTGAGATTATTTTTTTCAtaagaaaataacagaatagTAATTTTATGTTCCCCACAGTTCCCTCAAGGTATCAGAGGAAGTGAGACAGTACCTCAACACCCCAACTTTTGACAATTGGTCAGTTCCCCATCTattcaatgtgcccttgagcaagaaaCAAAACcccaattgctcctgtaagtcgttctggataagagcatctgctaaatgactaaaatgtcaaatgtaatttGTCTTTTTCCACTTTACTTAGAAAAATGTACCAATGGACTTTCTTACACGGTAGAAGTTGCAGAGAAGTGGGTTgtgagcagtggtggaaaaagtacccaattgtcatatttaagtaaaaataaagataccataaatagaaaattactcaagtaaaaatcacccagtaaaatagtacttgagtaaaagtctaaaagtatttggttttaaatatacttaagtatcaatgCAGACTGATGACATaagtttagtgagtccgccagatcaaaggcagttgggatgaccagggatgttctcttgataagtgagtaatttggaaaaaaaatgatgtcctgctaagcattcaaaatgtaacgagtgcttttgggtgtcagggtactttacaccactgctaattGGTGAAGGACATGCACGTCCGTCAATTGAAGAAATACTCAATAGAATCATTCAGTGGTTTGCCAGCTAAGACATTGATTTATTGAAGACCAACCAGTGATAACATGATGTAGATGTTCTTTTTTTTACTTGGCCTGTACAatttcaatatcaaatcaaatgttattagtcacatgtgccgaatacaacaggtacaacaggtaccttaccgtgaaatgtttacttgcgagcccctaaccaacaacgcagtatatttttttttttaaggaataagaaataaaagtaacaaataattaaagagcagcagtaaaatacaatagcaagactatattCAGGGCGGTACCGGTAGATATACATTTAAGTTGTACTAAACATGTGTGGACATGTCACAGCACTGTGACACCACACAACCATAGAAGTCCTTTAGCAAGAAaccaaaataaatgtaaatgttttctatTAGTATAATTCATGTGGATGAATGTTATAGCAAGTATCCATCATTGAGCTCTATTCTCTCTGGACTTCTCCTCTTAAGATGATTCTTTATTCTCTGGTAGATGTGTGGGCTGATCTGGCTGACCAGATGTGTGATCTGAAAAGTAAGATTGACGCCATTGACCTGCTCACCATACTGACAGTCTGTCATGACCTTGATCACACGGGATACAACAACGCCTACCAGGTGACCCATCTACTATATCTGACCACCACAGAAACAGTAGtacacactctgtgtgtgtgtgtgtgtgtgtgagtgcgtgtgcatCCGAGTCAACGGCTAGCTCACATCAGCCCTATCTTTCAGAGAAATGTTCATACTGAAGTGGCCCTGCACCACAATCTCCCCCTTGGAGAACCACCAGTTTGCTGTGGCTTTTGAGTTTCTGGAGAAGTTAAGGGTGGTATGGGTGGCTGGAGTTGGGCTATGGTGTGGATAAACTTTTCAGATGACAACAGTACACTGTTGGTCTTTCTTACAGAATGAAAACAACATTTTCAGAAATTTGACATCTGAACAGTATAACTGGATAAGAGGGCATCAtcaataaataatgtatttcttaGCTGCCTCCCCACCACAAACACATGTTTACAGTTATCTAACCATAATGTGTGTAAAGTGCATCAAACCTTATGGAAAACCACATGATTCACATTTGGAAAATCACATGAGACATTTGTTTTTAAACACTTGATGTGGATTTCCACATGTGGaaccatgtgtttttggaacacatCACATTCATTTTCACACATGGATTCACATTTTGACATGAGATTTTACAGGAATGTTTTCAACACATATTAGACACACATGACTATATTGTGTATGTTTACTTATACAGTAATTATTTTTCAACATGTCCTGGGACTTGAACTCGCAAGCTTTTGGCTCTCTGTATTTTAATCTCCGTGCTACGCCACCACGTGTTCCTACACCTTGAACTTCAAAGTAAATCTCATCCATGTTAAAAATACACAAGAAAAACAATGATATTtattcaggagtaacattaaaacagaataatatTCCCCagcaacattagacaactatgtAGAAAACTCTCAAATTAatgaaatatactgaacaaaaacataaaatgcaacatgcaacaatttcaaagatttttctgtgttacagttcatataaggacatcagtcaattgaaataaattgatcaggccctaatctatggatttcacatgactgggcaggggcgcactGGGCAGGGACCCACTTGAGAACCAGGCCTAGCCAATCACAATGAGTTTTTcctccacaaaagggctttattacagacagaaatactccttaaCTTGGCATGCCACACTTGCAATTGCAACTTATAAAACACTTTAGATGCtgtaaaactgtaaaaacaaaaacaaaataactgTATCCTGTAATTATATAtacgaaacaaaaatataaatgtttcatgacctgaaataaaaaATTCCCcgcacaaaaaacgtatttctctcaaattttagGCACTAATTTgctgcatccctgttagtgagcatgtctCCTTCGCCatggtaatccatccacctgacatgtgtcgcatatcaagaagctgattaaacagcatgatcattacacaggtgcaccttcttctggggacaataaaaggccactctaaaatgctgctgctgaggggaggatggctcataataatgtctggaatggagtaaatggagttggcatgctgactgcaagaatgtccaccagagctgttgccagagaattgaatgttcatttctctaccataggcCGCTTCCaatattgttttagagaattttgtaatatgtccaaccagcctcacaaccgcagatcaagtgtaaccacgtcagcccaggacctccacatccggcttcttctccTGCGggttcgtctgagaccagccacccagacaactgatgaaactgtgggtttgcacaactgaagaagtTCTGCActaactgtcagaaactgtctcggggaagctcatctgcatgctcgtcatcctcaccagggtcttaacctgacctgcaaatgctcacctttgatggccactggcactctggagaagtgtgctcttcagggATGAATCccaggtttcaactgtaccaggcagatggcagacatgtatggcgtcatgtgggcgagcggtttgctgatgtcaatgttgttaacagagtgccccatggtggcagtggggttatggtatgggcaggcataagctacggacaaccaacacaattgcattttatcgatggcaatttgattgCACAGGAAAaactgtgacaagatcctgaggcccattgtcgtgccattcatccagcGGCATCAGCTAATTGTTttgcatgataatgcacagccccatgctgcaaggatctgtacacaattcctggaagctgaaaatgcccTTTCTTCCATCGCCTGCATACTCACCTCAAATGTCACCctctgagcatgtttgggatgctctggatcgacgtgtacaacagagtgttccagttcccgccaatatccagctaCTTCGCACAGTCACTGaacaggagtgggacaacattccacagaccacaatcaacagcctgctcaactctatgagaaggagatgcgtcgcactgcatgaggcaaatgatgttcacaccagatactgactggtagaagttgttcagggtcctgttggttccagacttagtGCATCGGTAcgacttgccatgcggtagcagagagaacagtctaggaCTTGAGTGCCTGGAGTATTTGAAAAAAGTTTACATTTTCACATTTGAAATGTCacacgtgaagtgttccaaaaacaagttttcacatgatttcacgtgaaatgtcatgtttcatgtatGAAATTAGGTAATTTTCCACAAGTGAAATCATGTGGTTCAACATGAAACCACTGTTTACCATTCCTGTTAATTTTGTGGAACATTTTTGTCATTATACGGTACATTTCTACAGTAATTTGCTATACATTTACTGTCAATCGCAATGCACTTGGGTACTTTTTGGTCTGCCCGGAAAATTTACTTGGCATGCCTCACATGCAATTGAAACTTGCAGTACACTTTAGATGCGCTGTAAaactgtatacatttttttttattttttaaagtggtTATTTTTACTATAACTGTAATTGTATATAcataacaaaaaatataaacgtttcatgacctgaaataaaatataatttctgcagtacagttgataaccctGGTTATGAACGCTAAGAaaccaaccttactgaagcacatgTTATTCCTTTGACTCTCTATTGGCCTCAGCCTACTCACAGGGATGCTCTTAGGATCCCTCGCcctggacccatcttcctctactaatctcttcactgcctcagcatacggCACCTTCTGTACTGCTCTAATcctggcaacctcaacctgccttTCTCTCACCGGAGAAGTGTACAAGATTCCTTCTTCTTTGGAGTTTAACGGTGGTTGGCATcaaatatgttgcattaccgccccaACTGGACTATAATAGAAATCCATTATACTTTGTGACACAAAAAAGggcaaaaaatattaaaaaaacttttttttttaaagtgcacTAGCTTAATGTTTATGAACAGAGCATATTAACTCCTCTTATGGGAGACCAACAAGAGCTAGCTAATAGCCACACCTCACATAAGCCACACCTGTAATCTTCTGATTGGCAACATACTGTTACAGTGGCTGCCAATCAGCAAGTGATGTGCATGTTGTCAACAGAAGAGTCAGTGTAGCCACAGTAGTTTACTGTCAAGATTGTTAGTGGCATCAAGTGTCCTGTAGGTTACTGGCAACATTTTGCCAGTAAGTTATTGTGAGCTTACAATAACCTGCTGACAAGTTGCAAATAAATTACTGGAAAATGCCACTTAAACTTCTACAACCACTTAAACTTCCATTGACAGTTGGCACAAATACACATGTGACCATGCCCCTACATATGCTAGTGAGCCCCACCAGTACATTGCTCCCACCTATCACAACACAGTGATGATCGTACCTTATATTCAAGTAGAAAAATGTCCCAATATACCTACAAGGTACCAAACTGTATGTAGACCTGTGAAGTGTACCTTTAACATTTGGTACCCCAAGTAACAACACTGTAACATACCCTTATTTGTTTAGATTGTGTTAATATATGTTCCAAAGCATTAGTATGAAACTGGTGGCACTGCAGAAACATTGATGGCCTCACAACCAGGAGGTagaaagttcaaatccccaaagaATTAATGTATACTTTACATCAAGTGACCTTGAGCACTACTAGTTTTACGTTGGTGGTGATAATTGGACAATTATTTACTTGATTCTGGGTAGCTTTTAGTAATTCTTGCCAATAAGTCTGTGGCCATATCTCTTTCACGCTCACAGATCTGGTTGTGTAGCTGCAGTGTTGCAGGACATTTCAGGTTGATAGCAAACAAGAACTTAT is a genomic window containing:
- the nifk gene encoding nucleolar protein interacting with the FHA domain of MKI67 (The RefSeq protein has 2 substitutions compared to this genomic sequence), translated to MTETKAPAATKPTKALLALNPKEEAEFKKKVQEVKKRPNKGHQISPGVIYVGHLPTGLFEPQLKSYFEQFGKVVRLRLARSKKTGGSKGYAFVEFDCDDVAKIVAETMNNYLMGERLIKCHLVPAEKVHEKLFVGSQREFKKPRQPAVARYNKRHTPEEVTEMTGRLLRKESKLRKRLAEKGIDYDFPGFASQVPQKKKLDDTVNASTCSEDVTPVCTPSVLERRRSMKTNEDDSDGEIIIKNTPAPKKSRGQSERAESDDECSSEEETEESSFLEGGEEPSEGDVEPIVKEGGAD